From the genome of Haloarcula limicola, one region includes:
- a CDS encoding ribonuclease H-like domain-containing protein translates to MRVENSFIGVDGVGEKTERSIWEQGVTHWDAFEPGVVGGKRGDDIQQFIDEGRGRLDAGDVRYFDRQFPSSERWRLYETFRDRACFFDIETTGLDEHRNQVTTVSLHQAGETETLVAGDDLTAGNLRAAFADAGLLVTFNGKRFDVPFLEANFDVDLDRPHLDLMYTCKQVGLSGGLKQVEQDIGIERDRPDISGRDAVRLWREHESGRDGALETLVSYNREDTVNLRTLADEVSGTLHDDVFVE, encoded by the coding sequence GTGCGCGTCGAGAACAGTTTCATCGGGGTAGACGGCGTCGGCGAGAAGACCGAACGGTCCATCTGGGAGCAGGGGGTCACCCACTGGGACGCGTTCGAACCGGGCGTCGTCGGCGGGAAGCGCGGCGACGACATCCAGCAGTTCATCGACGAGGGCCGCGGCCGTCTCGACGCCGGCGACGTCCGCTACTTCGACCGGCAGTTCCCCAGCAGCGAGCGGTGGCGGCTCTACGAGACGTTCCGGGATCGGGCGTGTTTCTTCGACATCGAGACGACCGGGCTGGACGAGCACCGCAATCAGGTGACGACGGTCAGCCTCCATCAGGCCGGGGAGACGGAGACGCTAGTGGCCGGCGACGACCTCACCGCCGGCAACCTCAGAGCGGCGTTCGCCGACGCCGGCCTGCTGGTGACGTTCAACGGCAAGCGCTTCGACGTGCCCTTCCTCGAGGCGAACTTCGACGTCGACCTCGACCGGCCCCATCTCGACCTGATGTACACCTGTAAGCAGGTCGGTCTCTCGGGGGGCCTGAAACAAGTGGAGCAGGACATCGGCATCGAACGCGACCGACCGGACATCTCCGGTCGGGACGCGGTCAGGCTCTGGCGCGAACACGAATCGGGCCGGGACGGCGCGCTGGAGACGCTGGTGTCGTACAACCGCGAGGACACCGTCAACCTCCGGACGCTGGCCGACGAGGTCTCGGGGACCCTCCACGACGACGTGTTCGTCGAGTAG
- a CDS encoding universal stress protein, which translates to MTEYLVATSSVHVTAAAADYLTDYLDPDEDSLVVVAVREPGRPVRDADDAINVARARFGTPAPTVETREGDTVPELLAAIEEHDPDEIVVGTNGGRAADQGVGSTVTELLRRLRRPVVVVPLPSFSRP; encoded by the coding sequence ATGACCGAGTATCTCGTCGCCACGTCGTCGGTTCACGTCACCGCGGCGGCGGCCGATTACTTGACGGACTATCTCGATCCGGACGAGGACAGCCTCGTCGTCGTCGCGGTTCGGGAACCCGGGCGTCCCGTGCGAGACGCCGACGACGCCATCAACGTCGCGCGAGCCCGGTTCGGGACGCCAGCGCCGACCGTGGAGACGCGCGAGGGCGACACCGTTCCGGAACTCCTCGCGGCCATCGAGGAACACGACCCCGACGAGATAGTCGTCGGGACAAACGGCGGGCGGGCGGCTGACCAGGGCGTCGGATCGACGGTGACCGAACTGCTTCGGCGGCTCCGTCGTCCGGTCGTCGTCGTCCCGCTCCCGAGCTTCAGCCGTCCCTGA
- a CDS encoding ParA family protein — protein MGSSTLALVGVTGGAGTTRTAVEVAATLARADRSVAVFDAAFATQGLATFVEGRIDADVTAVATGDAALSEALYDWDIDAPGRVALCPAHAPFERLARAKAPESARLFETAIADAAERFDRVVLDVPPVAANQSVAALAAARCRALVVPATRRGTDLLPRQRGRLRDVDAPADAVVATRTDADGAHTVSDADYSIPAAAPDARIPTALDPESALAPAVAAATEGLLDADLDLSFPEPGLFDRFRDG, from the coding sequence ATGGGGAGTTCGACGCTCGCGCTCGTGGGGGTGACCGGCGGTGCCGGAACGACCAGAACCGCAGTAGAGGTGGCGGCGACGCTCGCACGGGCGGACCGGTCCGTAGCTGTATTCGACGCCGCCTTCGCCACGCAGGGGCTGGCGACGTTCGTCGAGGGACGCATCGACGCCGACGTGACCGCCGTCGCGACCGGCGACGCCGCGCTCTCCGAGGCGCTGTACGACTGGGACATCGACGCGCCGGGCCGCGTCGCGCTCTGTCCGGCCCACGCACCGTTCGAGCGCCTCGCCCGGGCGAAGGCACCCGAGAGCGCGCGCCTGTTCGAGACAGCGATCGCCGACGCCGCCGAACGGTTCGACCGCGTCGTGCTGGACGTGCCGCCGGTCGCGGCCAATCAGTCGGTCGCGGCGCTCGCGGCCGCTCGGTGTCGGGCGCTCGTCGTCCCGGCGACCCGGCGAGGGACCGACCTGCTGCCGCGACAGCGCGGCCGACTCCGCGACGTCGACGCGCCGGCGGACGCCGTCGTCGCCACGCGGACCGACGCGGACGGTGCGCACACCGTCTCGGACGCCGACTACTCGATTCCGGCGGCCGCACCGGACGCCCGGATTCCGACCGCGCTCGACCCCGAATCGGCGCTCGCGCCGGCCGTCGCCGCGGCGACGGAGGGCCTCCTCGACGCGGATCTCGACCTCTCGTTCCCCGAACCGGGGCTGTTCGACCGGTTCAGGGACGGCTGA
- a CDS encoding DUF6517 family protein has protein sequence MTAVVGSLAGCSGLTEQEFVADAVVLPADAQSRLGMSAVVEQPQRSEIERTVGGQDVKATVESFVSVYARDGSDGTQGADGPDGDESFLSGFVGSGEGSDVFAGPSTAFDVAGGTAPFLDGDDPVDPRGIVLFASGAALRAGRSIDPGNVLAVAHRSAFEGAESFVAGEAGALFPDGHFFPDTRFFPEKPAWLPDEPRWESPGDAAVAFFAGGDADVTLPDGQRFEAGAELDAEFVAAPADAFFDPGVSVTDPDRMAKAFGFDPSELVVTDPDRMARDAGLVVFSDGERGVPFAYFPGSEWFPDSTFFPDGYFAGDRQVLAAPLGELFPDDFFFPDGYFFPDDYVTPKSLALFFPSKPLDEVPEPFAAVESGAEIAPSETLLFAPAAFPDGYFFPDSTFFPDGYFFPDTIFFPDSSFFPDTIFAEASGDVAAVASSKPSEAFPDTIFFPDSSFAPTAVLHFPGRFGFSTDTFAEGGGPVAYRAQSGSMADVNGGELGGALSVGVLSTPAASVAGQSLNPLARLGLSDLLTNPGAESFLGSAGVGSGDVNWERGPTRLATGETTVLGEATALETYAGVLGGAEPSVVYLHLARVENGKSVVVAAGVHGGPVADTGRPFVGADGYLSRSELDEHRADVAAVDEALVVR, from the coding sequence GTGACCGCCGTCGTCGGGTCGCTGGCGGGGTGTAGCGGGCTCACGGAGCAGGAGTTCGTCGCCGACGCCGTCGTGTTACCGGCCGATGCGCAATCTCGACTCGGGATGAGCGCCGTCGTCGAACAGCCACAGCGGAGCGAGATCGAGCGCACCGTCGGCGGACAGGACGTCAAAGCGACGGTCGAGAGTTTCGTCTCGGTGTACGCACGGGACGGGAGCGACGGAACGCAGGGGGCGGACGGCCCGGACGGTGACGAGTCGTTCCTCTCCGGATTCGTCGGTAGCGGCGAGGGAAGCGACGTCTTCGCCGGGCCGTCGACGGCGTTCGACGTAGCGGGCGGGACAGCCCCGTTCCTCGACGGCGACGACCCGGTCGACCCGCGCGGAATCGTCCTGTTCGCGTCTGGAGCGGCCCTGCGCGCCGGGCGCTCGATCGACCCCGGGAACGTCCTCGCGGTGGCGCACCGCTCGGCGTTCGAGGGAGCGGAGTCGTTCGTCGCCGGTGAAGCCGGCGCGCTGTTTCCGGACGGACACTTCTTCCCCGATACGAGATTCTTCCCCGAGAAACCGGCGTGGCTCCCCGACGAACCGCGGTGGGAATCGCCCGGCGACGCCGCCGTCGCGTTCTTCGCCGGCGGCGACGCCGACGTGACGCTCCCCGACGGACAGCGGTTCGAGGCCGGGGCGGAACTCGACGCCGAGTTCGTCGCCGCGCCGGCCGACGCGTTCTTCGACCCCGGCGTCTCGGTCACCGATCCCGACCGCATGGCGAAGGCGTTCGGCTTCGACCCGTCTGAACTGGTCGTCACCGACCCCGACCGGATGGCCCGCGACGCCGGCCTCGTCGTGTTTTCCGACGGGGAGCGCGGCGTCCCGTTCGCGTACTTCCCCGGATCGGAGTGGTTCCCGGACTCCACGTTCTTCCCAGACGGGTACTTCGCGGGCGACCGGCAGGTGCTGGCCGCGCCGCTCGGCGAGCTGTTCCCGGACGATTTCTTCTTCCCGGACGGCTACTTCTTCCCCGACGACTACGTCACGCCGAAGAGTCTCGCGCTGTTCTTCCCGTCGAAACCGCTCGACGAGGTCCCGGAGCCCTTCGCCGCCGTCGAATCCGGTGCCGAGATCGCGCCGTCCGAGACGCTCCTATTCGCGCCCGCGGCGTTCCCAGACGGCTACTTCTTCCCCGATTCGACCTTCTTCCCGGACGGCTATTTCTTCCCGGATACGATATTCTTCCCGGACTCGTCGTTCTTCCCGGACACCATCTTCGCCGAGGCGAGCGGCGACGTCGCGGCGGTGGCGAGTTCGAAACCGTCGGAAGCGTTCCCCGATACGATATTCTTCCCGGACAGTTCGTTCGCTCCGACGGCGGTGCTTCACTTCCCCGGCCGGTTCGGGTTCTCGACTGACACCTTCGCCGAGGGCGGCGGGCCGGTGGCCTACCGCGCGCAGTCGGGATCGATGGCCGACGTGAACGGGGGCGAACTCGGCGGTGCCCTCAGCGTCGGCGTGCTCAGCACGCCCGCCGCCAGCGTCGCCGGGCAGTCGCTCAACCCACTCGCCCGGCTGGGGCTCTCGGACCTGCTCACGAACCCGGGAGCCGAGTCGTTCCTCGGCTCCGCCGGCGTCGGGAGCGGCGACGTGAACTGGGAACGCGGCCCGACGCGACTGGCGACGGGCGAGACGACGGTCCTCGGCGAAGCGACCGCGCTGGAGACGTACGCGGGCGTCCTCGGCGGCGCGGAGCCGAGCGTCGTCTACCTCCACCTCGCTCGCGTCGAGAACGGCAAGAGCGTCGTCGTCGCGGCGGGCGTCCACGGCGGTCCCGTGGCCGATACCGGGCGGCCGTTCGTCGGCGCGGACGGCTACCTCAGCCGGTCCGAACTGGACGAGCACCGCGCGGACGTGGCCGCCGTCGACGAGGCGCTGGTCGTCCGCTGA
- a CDS encoding HIT family protein: MSDCIFCQIVAGDIPSRTVYEDDTVLAFLDANPLARGHTLVIPKSHHETLGELPSDIGSDVFAALHELTPAVEAAVDADGSTVAFNNGEEAGQEVPHVHGHIVPRFAGDGGRPIHSLFGSRPDLSEDELDDIAAAIEDGA; this comes from the coding sequence ATGTCCGACTGCATCTTCTGTCAGATAGTCGCCGGCGACATCCCCAGCCGCACCGTCTACGAGGACGACACCGTACTGGCCTTCCTCGACGCCAACCCGCTGGCTCGGGGCCACACGCTCGTCATCCCGAAATCCCACCACGAGACGCTCGGTGAGTTGCCGAGCGACATCGGGAGCGACGTGTTCGCGGCGCTGCACGAACTCACGCCGGCCGTCGAGGCGGCCGTCGACGCCGACGGCAGCACGGTCGCGTTCAACAACGGCGAGGAGGCCGGTCAGGAGGTACCGCACGTCCACGGCCACATCGTCCCGCGCTTCGCCGGGGACGGCGGCCGTCCGATCCACTCGCTGTTCGGGAGTCGACCGGACCTCTCCGAGGACGAACTCGACGACATCGCGGCGGCCATCGAAGACGGGGCCTGA
- a CDS encoding uracil-DNA glycosylase — MPEFPDPHERNRQAADCQRCPALAEARECISWGNGPLDADVVVVGEAPAEGDPEAETWQGGNLTGMAYTSRRSGRKVRTLLADAGFGHGDCYYTNAVKCHPPENRDPTDEELANCRPYLVEEVEAVAPKAVVPTGKHATATLLALDGDSLDRFVDSVLAVRESEALGVPVVPLLHPSYQEVWLSRLGYDYDEYAAELAAAVARAVE, encoded by the coding sequence GTGCCCGAGTTCCCCGACCCCCACGAGCGCAACCGACAGGCCGCCGACTGTCAGCGCTGTCCCGCCCTCGCCGAGGCCCGCGAGTGCATCTCGTGGGGGAACGGCCCGCTCGACGCCGACGTGGTCGTGGTCGGCGAAGCGCCCGCCGAGGGCGACCCCGAGGCCGAGACGTGGCAGGGCGGGAATCTCACGGGGATGGCCTACACTTCCCGGCGCTCCGGGCGGAAAGTCCGCACCCTGCTCGCCGACGCCGGGTTCGGTCACGGGGACTGTTACTACACGAACGCGGTGAAATGCCACCCGCCGGAGAACCGCGACCCGACCGACGAGGAACTGGCGAACTGCCGACCGTACCTCGTCGAGGAAGTCGAGGCGGTGGCTCCGAAGGCCGTCGTTCCGACCGGCAAACACGCGACCGCGACTCTCCTCGCCCTCGACGGCGATAGCCTCGACAGGTTCGTCGACAGCGTGCTCGCGGTTCGGGAGAGCGAGGCGCTCGGCGTCCCGGTCGTCCCGCTGTTGCACCCCAGCTATCAGGAGGTCTGGCTGTCCCGGTTGGGCTACGACTACGACGAGTACGCGGCCGAGCTGGCGGCCGCCGTCGCGCGGGCGGTCGAGTAG
- a CDS encoding DUF4177 domain-containing protein gives MPSSYEFRTLEVDSSVMVAGFGGDVRPPVERLNELGAEGWDVAAPITDKTGETVSLLLRREA, from the coding sequence ATGCCCTCCAGTTACGAGTTCCGAACTCTCGAGGTCGACAGCAGCGTGATGGTGGCCGGATTCGGCGGGGACGTCCGCCCGCCCGTCGAGCGACTGAACGAACTCGGTGCCGAGGGGTGGGACGTCGCCGCCCCCATCACCGACAAGACCGGCGAGACGGTCAGCCTCCTGTTGCGACGCGAGGCGTAG
- the ileS gene encoding isoleucine--tRNA ligase: MDRFAAVDDQYDPEDVEEGVFSHWDDVDAYEQTKAHRADGEEFFFVDGPPYTSGAAHMGTTWNKTLKDLYIRYHRMKGYDVTDRPGYDMHGLPIETKVEERLDFENKKDIERFGEENFIEECKAFAEEQLEGLQTDFQDFGVWMDWDDPYKTVNPEYMEAAWWGFQRAHERGLVEQGQRSINQCPRCETAIANNEVEREEVGKPSIYVKFPLADREGSLVIWTTTPWTIPANTFVAVDGDVTYQGVRATKDGEEEVLYVAEPRVEDVLSKGRYDDYEVVEEVTGEEMVGWEYDHPLSEEVPDHASGEGSLQVYTADYVDAEDQTGLVHSAPGHGEEDFERGRELGLEIFCPVGSDGVYTEQGGEYAGTFVRDANDDVIADLEAKGALLASESGYTVNEGHCWRCDTGIVRIVTDQWFITVTDIKDELLANIEDSEWHPSWARDNRFRDFVEDAPDWNVSRQRYWGIPIPIWLPEDWDGSMENAIVVGDREELTERVDQDVDPETVDLHKGTVDDLTITEGGTTYSRVEDVFDVWLDSSVATWGTLDYPERTEDFERLWPADLIMEAHDQTRGWFWSQLGMSTAATGEIPYKEVLMHGYANMPDGRGMSKSKGVLIDPHEVIEKHGRDPMRLFLLSVTAQGEDMNFSWEETQEMQRRLNILWNVARFPLPYMRADDFDPEETTVEAVEGDLELADEWVLSRLQSVEEAMTEHMDEFENDKAAHELLDFVVEDVSRFYIQVVRERMWEEEDSDSKRAAYATLYRVLEEVAALFAPFTPFVAEKIYGSLTGDAGHPTVHMCDWPEPTDDLHDPALEDEIEVVREVEEAGSNARQQAERKLRWPVTRVVVDIAGRGPAGSQTSSDDTDSDAVADAVRSQSAIVADRLNARSVDVVGADEAWGELHYSAEADMSELGPAFGDDAGRVMNALNDARIEEPSLDALEGAVEEALGERVDLTEEMVEFRRETPEGVTGTEFKALDGGGVVYVDTTLTEDIESEGYAREVVRRIQEMRKELELDIEARIVVDLSIADDRVDSLVREHEALIKEEVRADELGTVEDGHRKTWDVEGTEMEIAIAPVAPAQTSD, encoded by the coding sequence ATGGACAGGTTCGCCGCGGTCGACGACCAGTACGACCCCGAGGACGTCGAGGAGGGGGTCTTCTCCCACTGGGACGACGTCGACGCCTACGAGCAGACCAAAGCGCACCGCGCCGACGGCGAGGAGTTCTTCTTCGTCGACGGCCCGCCCTACACCTCCGGGGCCGCGCACATGGGGACGACGTGGAACAAGACGCTGAAGGACCTCTACATCCGCTACCACCGGATGAAGGGGTACGACGTGACCGACCGGCCGGGCTACGACATGCACGGCCTCCCCATCGAGACGAAAGTCGAGGAGCGCCTGGACTTCGAGAACAAGAAGGACATCGAGCGCTTCGGCGAGGAGAACTTCATCGAGGAGTGCAAGGCGTTCGCCGAGGAGCAGTTGGAGGGACTCCAGACGGACTTCCAGGACTTCGGCGTCTGGATGGACTGGGACGACCCGTACAAGACGGTGAACCCCGAGTACATGGAGGCCGCGTGGTGGGGCTTCCAGCGCGCTCACGAGCGCGGACTGGTCGAACAGGGCCAGCGCTCCATCAACCAGTGTCCCCGCTGTGAGACGGCCATCGCCAACAACGAGGTCGAACGCGAGGAGGTCGGCAAACCGTCTATCTACGTCAAATTCCCGCTGGCCGACCGCGAGGGCAGTCTGGTCATCTGGACGACGACGCCGTGGACGATCCCCGCTAACACCTTCGTCGCCGTCGACGGCGACGTGACCTATCAGGGCGTGCGAGCGACGAAGGACGGCGAGGAAGAGGTCCTCTACGTCGCCGAACCGCGCGTCGAGGACGTCCTCTCGAAGGGCCGGTACGACGACTACGAAGTCGTCGAGGAGGTCACCGGCGAGGAGATGGTCGGCTGGGAGTACGACCATCCGCTGTCCGAGGAAGTCCCCGACCACGCCAGCGGCGAGGGGTCGCTGCAGGTCTACACCGCCGACTACGTCGACGCCGAGGACCAGACCGGCCTCGTCCACTCCGCGCCGGGCCACGGCGAGGAGGACTTCGAGCGCGGGCGGGAGCTCGGCCTCGAGATCTTCTGTCCGGTGGGCAGCGACGGCGTCTACACCGAACAGGGCGGCGAGTACGCGGGCACGTTCGTCCGCGACGCCAACGACGACGTCATCGCCGACCTAGAGGCGAAGGGCGCGCTGCTGGCCAGCGAGTCGGGCTACACCGTCAACGAGGGCCACTGCTGGCGGTGTGACACGGGTATCGTCCGCATCGTCACCGACCAGTGGTTCATCACCGTCACCGACATCAAGGACGAACTGCTGGCGAACATCGAGGACAGCGAGTGGCATCCCTCCTGGGCGCGGGACAACCGCTTCCGAGACTTCGTCGAGGACGCCCCCGACTGGAACGTCTCGCGCCAGCGCTACTGGGGGATTCCGATCCCGATCTGGCTGCCCGAGGACTGGGACGGATCGATGGAGAACGCCATCGTCGTCGGCGACCGCGAGGAACTCACCGAGCGGGTGGATCAGGACGTCGACCCCGAGACGGTGGACCTCCACAAGGGGACCGTGGACGACCTCACCATCACGGAGGGCGGGACGACGTACTCCCGCGTGGAAGACGTCTTCGACGTGTGGCTCGACTCCTCGGTGGCGACGTGGGGCACGCTCGATTACCCCGAGCGGACCGAGGACTTCGAGCGCCTCTGGCCCGCCGACCTCATCATGGAGGCCCACGACCAGACCCGAGGGTGGTTCTGGTCGCAACTGGGCATGTCCACGGCAGCGACCGGCGAGATTCCGTACAAGGAGGTGCTGATGCACGGCTACGCCAACATGCCCGACGGCCGCGGGATGTCCAAGTCCAAGGGCGTGCTCATCGACCCCCACGAGGTCATCGAGAAGCACGGCCGGGACCCGATGCGCCTGTTTCTGCTCTCGGTGACCGCGCAGGGCGAGGACATGAACTTCTCCTGGGAGGAGACCCAGGAGATGCAGCGCCGGTTGAACATCCTCTGGAACGTCGCTCGATTCCCGCTGCCGTACATGCGGGCCGACGACTTCGACCCGGAGGAGACGACGGTCGAAGCTGTCGAAGGCGACCTCGAACTCGCCGACGAGTGGGTGCTCTCCCGCCTGCAGAGCGTCGAGGAAGCGATGACCGAGCACATGGACGAGTTCGAGAACGACAAGGCCGCCCACGAGCTGCTCGACTTCGTCGTCGAGGACGTCTCCCGGTTCTACATCCAGGTCGTCCGCGAGCGGATGTGGGAGGAGGAGGACAGCGACTCGAAGCGGGCGGCCTACGCCACCCTCTATCGGGTCCTGGAGGAAGTGGCCGCGCTGTTCGCGCCGTTCACCCCGTTCGTCGCCGAGAAGATCTACGGCTCGCTGACCGGCGACGCGGGCCACCCGACGGTCCACATGTGCGACTGGCCGGAACCGACCGACGACCTGCACGACCCCGCACTCGAAGACGAGATCGAGGTCGTCCGCGAGGTCGAGGAGGCGGGCTCGAACGCCCGCCAGCAGGCCGAGCGGAAACTGCGCTGGCCGGTCACGCGCGTCGTCGTCGACATCGCCGGACGCGGTCCGGCGGGCAGTCAGACGTCGTCTGACGACACCGACAGCGACGCCGTGGCCGACGCCGTCCGCTCGCAGTCGGCCATCGTCGCCGACCGCCTCAACGCCCGAAGCGTCGACGTCGTCGGCGCAGATGAAGCGTGGGGCGAACTCCACTACTCGGCCGAGGCGGACATGAGCGAACTCGGCCCGGCCTTCGGCGACGACGCCGGCCGCGTGATGAACGCGCTCAACGACGCTCGCATCGAGGAACCGTCGCTCGATGCCCTCGAAGGAGCCGTTGAGGAGGCGCTCGGCGAGCGCGTCGACCTGACCGAGGAGATGGTCGAGTTCCGCCGCGAGACGCCCGAGGGCGTCACCGGCACGGAGTTCAAAGCGCTCGACGGCGGCGGCGTCGTCTACGTCGACACGACGCTCACGGAGGACATCGAGAGCGAGGGGTACGCCCGCGAGGTCGTCCGCCGGATTCAGGAGATGCGCAAGGAACTGGAACTGGACATCGAGGCGCGTATCGTCGTAGACCTCTCGATTGCCGACGACCGCGTGGATTCGCTGGTTCGGGAACACGAGGCCCTAATCAAAGAAGAGGTGCGCGCCGACGAACTCGGTACTGTTGAGGACGGTCACCGCAAGACGTGGGACGTCGAAGGCACCGAGATGGAGATAGCTATCGCACCTGTGGCACCAGCACAGACCTCGGACTGA
- a CDS encoding ester cyclase: protein MAATAPLAENKELARRFPEEVATAGDVELIDELCAPDVVDHSPLGEVSGREELKAQMAGIREAFEGFSATVEDVVAEGDTVAMRVALRGKHVGEFLGIEPTGKDVAIDNMVFTRIEDGRIAERWVQPDLLGLMRQVGAVDVPTA, encoded by the coding sequence ATGGCAGCAACAGCACCACTCGCGGAGAACAAGGAACTCGCGCGGCGGTTCCCGGAGGAGGTCGCGACGGCGGGCGACGTCGAACTCATCGACGAGCTCTGCGCGCCGGACGTCGTCGACCACAGTCCGCTGGGCGAGGTATCGGGTCGTGAAGAACTGAAAGCACAGATGGCGGGAATCAGAGAGGCGTTCGAGGGCTTCTCGGCGACCGTCGAGGACGTCGTCGCCGAGGGCGACACCGTCGCCATGCGCGTCGCCCTGCGCGGGAAACACGTCGGCGAGTTCCTGGGCATCGAACCGACCGGAAAAGACGTCGCCATCGACAACATGGTGTTCACCCGGATCGAAGACGGGAGAATCGCCGAGCGGTGGGTCCAACCGGACCTGCTCGGTCTCATGCGACAGGTCGGCGCGGTCGACGTCCCGACGGCGTGA
- a CDS encoding MFS transporter, giving the protein MPERRQLQTLFFTRFANSYGLVTLLTLLSEYIDLLDPEGLLLGMFAAGLTLAQAGTVVPVAYLGDRFDKRTLLLGGLGLATVVYGLFPLVGSSWGFVFVRGLQGVATTIVGLLGLALVGQLAREDDRGNTIGTSNAWRFAASIGGALSAGLLYDAFGFGVVFGVLAAICGLAFLAVLAWVEPDETTTSGFALTDLALNRRILTITSFRAQYAVAVTLVRTWVPIFAGVAAARGGLGYNAAVNGATAVAVVIAAEKFTNMLCQPYTGTLSDRAGRAQFVFAGGLCYGLVALLVPSAPAVGAGLGLPATFPFLGNLSPAFLPLVALNGLLGVADSIREPASMALFADEGTGTGVASSFGVRDLVWRPGSVLAPLAGGWLTTNVGMAWVFYLGAGAAFTGVAAFAGILTYRYGVTGLAEW; this is encoded by the coding sequence GTGCCCGAAAGACGACAACTCCAGACGCTGTTTTTCACGCGCTTCGCGAACTCGTACGGCCTCGTCACGCTGCTGACGCTGCTCTCCGAGTACATCGACCTACTGGACCCGGAAGGACTCCTCCTGGGGATGTTCGCGGCGGGGTTGACACTCGCGCAGGCCGGGACCGTCGTCCCGGTGGCGTACCTCGGCGACCGCTTCGACAAGCGGACGCTCCTGCTGGGAGGCCTCGGGCTGGCCACGGTGGTCTACGGGCTCTTTCCGCTGGTCGGCTCCAGCTGGGGGTTCGTCTTCGTCCGCGGGTTGCAGGGCGTGGCGACGACGATCGTCGGCCTGCTCGGGCTGGCGCTCGTCGGCCAACTGGCCCGGGAGGACGACCGCGGCAACACCATCGGGACCTCGAACGCGTGGCGCTTCGCGGCCTCCATCGGCGGGGCGCTGTCGGCCGGGCTCCTCTACGACGCCTTCGGCTTCGGGGTGGTGTTCGGTGTGCTCGCGGCCATCTGCGGCCTCGCGTTCCTCGCCGTCCTCGCGTGGGTCGAACCGGACGAGACGACCACGAGCGGGTTCGCGTTGACCGACCTCGCGCTGAACCGCCGCATCCTCACCATCACGAGCTTCCGCGCGCAGTACGCCGTCGCGGTGACGCTCGTCCGAACCTGGGTTCCCATCTTCGCCGGCGTCGCGGCCGCTCGCGGCGGCCTCGGCTACAACGCCGCGGTCAACGGCGCGACGGCGGTGGCCGTCGTCATCGCCGCCGAGAAGTTCACGAACATGCTCTGTCAGCCCTACACCGGCACCCTCTCGGACCGCGCCGGCCGCGCGCAGTTCGTCTTCGCCGGCGGGCTCTGCTACGGGCTGGTCGCGCTCCTCGTCCCGTCCGCGCCGGCCGTCGGCGCGGGCCTCGGCCTGCCGGCGACGTTCCCCTTTCTCGGGAACCTCTCGCCAGCGTTCCTCCCGCTGGTCGCGCTGAACGGCCTGCTCGGCGTCGCCGACTCCATTCGCGAACCAGCGAGCATGGCGCTGTTCGCCGACGAGGGGACCGGAACCGGCGTCGCCTCCAGTTTCGGTGTCCGCGACCTGGTCTGGCGGCCCGGCTCCGTTCTCGCGCCGCTGGCGGGCGGGTGGCTGACGACGAACGTCGGGATGGCGTGGGTGTTCTACCTCGGTGCGGGGGCGGCCTTCACCGGCGTCGCGGCGTTCGCGGGCATTCTCACGTATCGCTACGGCGTCACCGGACTGGCCGAGTGGTGA